TATTTTAGGTCCTGAGTCAGCCACAGACATAGTTTTCAGCAATGTAACTGAGTCTTCAATCGCTGTGTCCTGGTCTAAACCAAAGACGACATTTACAGGTTTCCGGGTCACATACACCAACATTGTCACAGGTCTGTCAAAGGGTGTCTATACTGCAACTCAGGTCCTTTGCCTATTATCAGGTTGGATCTTTTGAGATTGTTTTGGTTGATAACCCTGTTGTCCTTTTAGGGGAAAACCACTTTGTGACTGTGGACTCTCGACAGTCTCATGTGGTTCTGTCCAAACTGTCTGCTGGAACTTCGTACGTTATCTCTGTCACTACTGTTCAAGGCAGAGCCCAGAGCGATGCCCTCACATCTGTTATCACTACAGGTAGATAGGCTTACTGTTCTGCAGAACAACTACTGGTTGTCTTGaaatgtgaaaactgaaataaacacgTTATTGTCTTTTGACTGCAGTTCCTGCCcctccaacacatcttcaagtTATTAATGTGACTGATTCCAGAGCCGTGCTGAAATGGACACCCGGTTTGGGGAAAGTAGATCGCTTCATCATTAGCTTTGAGTCCTCCAAGAGTGAGTGtggtaacaataataatagcaataagTGCAAAAGACTGCAGTTAGCTAAGTTATTTACTCTATTTCCTCCTACAGCTCCtaatgtgacagtgacagtgatgctCTCTGGAAACTCTGCAGAGCACCAGCTGAGAGGCCTGCAGAGAGGCACCTTGTACACAGTCAAAGTTCTGAGCCAGAAGGACAGCCTCCAGAGTATGGCCATCTCAACCACATTTACGACTGCTAATGgtgagaagatggagaaaataaTGTTAGATCAGGATTGTTTACTTGTTAAAATCTACAGATTAAGCCTAATATCTTAGCATTTGTGTCCTTTAGTGGTTAAAGCCAGCGAGGTGGGTCCTCGCTCTGCAGTGATAATTTGGAGAACTCCTACGGTTGTTTATCAGAGCTACAGAGTGACCTATCAGCTggcaggagaagaaaaaaaggtgaATATTAGTCCCTCATCACTGgtacatacatatacagaaCTGAACCTCAACATTACAGACATGCAGAATTACAGATTTTGCGTGTGTTTGTTGAATATATATTAGGAGGTGATTCTGGACCCGACCATCACAGAGTACAAGCTGACCGGGCTGTTACCCATGTCACGCTATATAGTTCTGGTGCAAGGGGAAAGAGAGGGACAGTACACATCTCTTGTGACCACAGAATTCATCACAGGTTATCCATGATATTGTACTTATATTTTCCccattgtaatttatttaacttaacTCCAGCtaatgcttttttgtttttgtttttagggaAACTGCGCTTCCCTTTCCCTACTGAGTGTTCTCAGGAGCTGCTGAATGGAGCTCTGCATTCTGGAGAGGTGGACATCTACCCACAAGGGAAAGAGGGACCATCTGTAAGAGTCTACTGTGACATGGAGACTGACGGAGGTGGCTGGACGGTGAGGCAAACTGTTGTTACTTGAATCAAATTTTGCACACAAGAAACGGCAGGATGGATTTGGACAGTTGCCAAAAcccaatgtgtgtttttcaggtttTCCAGAGGAGGATGAATGGAAAGACAGATTTCTACAGAACCTGGAGAGAATACAGTGCTGGATTTGGAAACCTGAGTGAAGAGTTCTGGCTGGGTATAGTTGgagcaaactttttttttactatcaCATCTGGACAAAAATATTAATCATTAAATTCTCCTATTGTGTGACTTTTTACATCATCAGGAAATAAACTGCTTCGCAACCTGACAAGTGTTGGCCCTGTGAGTCTGAGAGTGGATTTGCGATCTGGAAATGACACCGCTTACGCTCACTACGCCGACTTCTCCATCGATTCAGAAAAGAGGCACTATGCTCTTTCAGTGTCAGGCTTCTCAGGAACTGCAGGTGAAAACCATATGAAAGTACTCTTTTCCTGAACCTGTACCAAACACTATCCTCGGTAAATGCGAACAATTCATACCACATTGTCTCTGTACTGGTTAGGTGACTCTATGAAGTACCATAACGGGCGTCCATTCTCAACCTGGGACAAGGATCCTGATTCTCTCGGGATCCACTGTGCCAAAGCCTACATGGGAGGCTGGTGGTACAAGAACTGCTACAAGACCAACCTCAATGGTCTTTATGGTATCAACAGTAATAATCAGGTACAATTAATCTTaaatacacaaactgttttgtgccttttcttGCACAGCAGTCTGACAAAATATCATTCTGTGTTCTAATACAGGGAATAGTCTGGATAGACTGGAAAGGAAAAGACGCCTCCATTCCCTTCACTGAGATGAAGTTTAGACCGCTCAGGTTCTCCCCTGCAACTCATGGATAAACATAGATCAGTCTTCATCAGCTCTGCACCTGGATAGGGTTTTTGCATGtcattttccaaatgaaattGCATGTACAGTGGTTCTGCTAGCTATGATGACAGCTGTATTGCAGAAGagtgaagaaatgtttttattgcaaatttttgtaaatgttttttgaaCCCATCTATTtcaacacagttttgttttgactCCTTATTGTTCATCACAATGCTATGCCACCTGACTACTACTGTAATTGAATATGCACTGCCTCACTCCAACTGGAATAAATGTGGCTAATAAGGGTctgaagtgttgtttttgtccCAAGTCAAATGAGAGAAAACCATTTATTTCCTGAAAAGATAAACAAACGTCAGTATGGCTGGCTGTCTGTGTTAAATGTGATGTGTTATCATGCCCTTCAGAAAGTCGCTGCACGTTTATCAGACTGTCTCTTCGTATGTGTTGCATTCAACTCATCATCACATATCTTGACCTAAAAATATTTAGATGTCCTTGATGTTGGTAAAAGCACCAACGCCATATCAAGCCGACGTGCCGAGAGGCTGATCAGAAGGCTATAAATGAGAGAATCAGTGAGGTGACCAGCTTTCTAATGTGGAACAccagcaagaaaacacaaaatgctaGTAGAAATATCAGTGACAAGTGTAGCAGCTGTCTGTCTAGTTGTACTTTTGTTACTATTCAGTTGCAATTCTTATCGAAGGAGCAAGTACATACAAAGAGATTACAAAGGAAGCAGGTCCTCAGGTAAgaattactgtatatgtttatacTGTTTATGATATGGTACAACCAAAGTAGTTTTCCCTTATGATAATATTATGAATAAATGGAACCATTATTCTGTAAATGGGTAACTAGAACCTGAATACAAAACCTCATCGTTGATGAACAGTAATCATTCTCTCTTggtcttgtctttgtcttttctatcTTGGCTTAGGAGTTCAGTCTAGACTTCTTCACCATTTCTATCAGTTTCTTCCctgctcttcatcttcttccctCCCGGGTCCTCCTCGCTTCTTCCTCATAGAAAATATGATGGAGCTGACACATGACCATCTGCCGATTCATCTGACCAATTTGGCACAACGTTATGGAAATATTTACCGGCTTAAATGTGGAAGCACAAGTAATCCTCCCgtttaacatttgttgtttttaactaaatgttacacactcacataaaaacctttttatttccagctaTGGTTGTGCTAAATAGCAGTGAAGTCATAAGAGAAGCACTGGTAAAGAAATGGTCTGACTTTGCAGGCAGACCAGTTTCATACACAGGTAATCAACTCTTCTTTTTCCAAAATCGTATGCTGCAAGTATTATTGTATATTCTTAAGATCTCTACTGAATTCAATCAGGTGACATTGTCTCTGGAGGAGGGTACTCCATCTCTCTGGGGGACTACAATGAGGAGTGGAGGGCACATCGACGTCTGGTCCACAGTGCCCTGCAGCGCTGCTCTCAGAAGTCTTTGCATGATGTGATTGAGAGACAGGCTCTGAACCTGCGAAAGGTACGGAGACGAAAACACTGAATGGACAATACAGTGCCTTATCTAAAAACTATAAAGATCAGTAATGTGAAGGCAGTTTGTTCATTCTTTAGGTTTTAATGGACTATCAAAGCAGCGCTGTAGATCTCTCAGAGGATTTCACTGTGGCAGCCAGTAATGTCATCACCACTTTGGCTTTTGGAAAAGAAGTGAGTATctcacagaaatgtgttttcatcaatGAACCATGAACACACAATGGAACTGTTTATGTTGCTCTTTTTAACAGCttacatttcataaaataattcataatgTGGTACTCAGTTACTGGACAGTGTATTTGACTCGTAAGACGTATTAAAGCAtctatctctgtgtttttatagtacAACAAGAGTtctctggagctgcagcagttGCACAGCTGTTTGAATGAGATTGTTGCTTTGTGGGGTTCATCTTGGATTTCTGCTCTAGACTCCTTTCCACTGCTCAGGGTCAGTAAACATTACCCAACCTGACTATAGATCACAGGATAGACTTACAAATATCTTTTGAATGTGATTTCCAACGTTACATCATCTGTTATCTCAAAGAAATTGCCCAATCCTGTGTTTTCCCGACTTCTGAAAGAGGTGGCCAGGAGAGATGAAATTATAAAACAACATCTCAACAACTACAAGGTTAGTAAAACAAGCGTCAAACAATAACAGTTAAACATGCATTACAGAGATTTAGGTGAGACTTGGTGATTAGGTTACACTGTAGGTACAATAAATATTGTCAAAACTAAATGCCAAAAAGTCCAACGGTCACAGTCACGATACCAGACACATCATTTATCTGATCTATCTTTATCCCTGCTCTGCTATGTTCACTTGATCAGATGTTACTTTGTTATCTGTGCAGTCACAAGGCAAGGAAAACGAGGATCACATCACAGGATCTCTCCTCCAGGGCCTTGGCGaacagcacaacacagagcATGGAGTGGTAAGTCCAACTATCTGGGAGGAATAGGTGAGACTATTTTGAAATGGCCTGGCAGCATGAACATGGAGATGCATGGCTGGATTTCAGTGGGTGTTTTTCATAGTATCCTCTCTCTTGATTTTAAAAGataacaacatgtttttcttgAGTAAATCATATAAATTGGGAGCTGTCACTTTTAAATAACACGTGTGGAAACATAACATGTTCCCGTGCACTTGTGTCCAGTTCCTTACAGACAGTCATGTCCACATGGCCACTGTTGATCTTCTCATTGGGGGAACTGAAACCACAGCGGCCTGGCTAAGCTGGACCGTGGCCTTCCTTTTGCACAGACCAGAGGTACAGTTtttttcaaaatacaaaaaatacttaaaaacagGACATTTACACACCCTGGAGTTCATCTAAGATCTGATCTCTCCTCTGTTTTAACCTTTAGGTGCAGACAAGGGTGTATGAGGAGTTGTGCACAGTTCTGCAGGGACAGTACCCCAAGTACTCTGACCGACACAGACTCCCTGTCCTGTGCTCTTTAATCAATGAGGTGCTCAGACTCAGACCAGTTGCTCCTCTAGCGGTGCCACACAGAGCCATCAGGGACAGCAGGTCAGCTGAGCTTCaataaaaaagaacacaaacacacacacacacacacacacacacacacacacacacacacacacacacacacacacacacacacacacacacacacacacacacatgtcagGTCAGAACACTAATCTGAAGGCCACTTGTATGTTGTGCTGTTAGACATGTTTCACCTTATATTGCTTGTTAGCCTTTTTTACTTTGCATCATGGCAAACGTATAATCTCCTCCCGTTTAGCATTGCAGGTTACTTCATTCCTAAGGACACAGTCATCATTCCCAATCTTTTTGGAGCTCACCATGATCCTGCAGTTTGGTCTGAGCCGTACAGCTTCAAACCAGGTCCTGCCCTGACTCCTCTGTGAGGTACACTCCTTTCACTTGGCTCAGCTGATCTCATACGAAGTGGCTGCTTTCTCGTTCTCTTTCAGAGCGCTTTCTGGAGGGAGGAGGCGGCTCCACGCGTGCTCTCATGCCTTTTGGAGGGGGGGCTAGACTCTGCTTGGGGGAGTCTGTTGCCAAAATGGAGCTCTTTCTGTTTACTGGCTACTTGCTGAGAGATTTCCAGTTCATTCCTCCTGAGAGTGAGGCGTCTCTGCCTGACCTGCGAGGAGTTGCCAGTGTTGTGCTCAAGATCAAGTCCTACAAAGTTATAGCACGTCCAAGACCTGTGAGCAGCCCCTGAACTACAAGGAGCACTTCTTaccttttgtttaaacattttcccTGCAACTGAATGGACCTTCATGTGTGTATTTACCTTTAAGACTGTCTTTTGTTTGCTTGGATCTTGCTTAAAATAGTCAATATGTCAAAATCATTTATTTGATCATCATTAAATAATATATCTAAACCCAGGGATTTAGTTCTCTTACGGCAAAGCTGTCTGCATTGTCTGTACTCATATTATTCATAGAGGTAGATACACAAATAAAAGTAGAAAGTAGCGTTGAAGTAGAAACAAATGAACACTGTCCATGTGGAAGTGCAATGAATCAAatgctggtgttttttttacagtttaatgtaAACTGGAACAAGAAGAATATCTGTCACAGAGGgttaaagtaagaaaataaaccAGTCAGGGGCTGGAACTTAAAATGAGTTGCCTCACTGTTATTTCCTATTTCTGCCATTAGTGTATTTAGTAAGAAGGAAGAAAATCTGAGAGAGAAGGATGGCCAACGTTTTATTGCTAGTTCTTCTTTCTGTCCCCTGGGCCACTGCTGGACTTCAGTCATCGGGTAATTActaaagaaaagtagaaaatataTACTTTATTATTCTGTTGTCTGTTTATTTGGGGATGTGACTTTAATAAATCTGCTCTGTGACCTTGTTTACAAAATGTTCAGGTACTGCGTGAGGCGTTGCAAAATATTCACAATTAAAGATAATTCAGTAGTTAACAGTAGaaactgtggttttaaaaataaagacttgGAAGATGATGTAATATCAACGATATCCATTTCTCCAAGCGATTTAATCACTTTCACACTAATTTTATGTATTCTTTCAACTTGTCAACAGATCATTTGGTGAAGTTTGCCTTACTAG
This genomic stretch from Anabas testudineus chromosome 16, fAnaTes1.2, whole genome shotgun sequence harbors:
- the LOC113170207 gene encoding steroid 21-hydroxylase; translated protein: MLVEISVTSVAAVCLVVLLLLFSCNSYRRSKYIQRDYKGSRSSGVQSRLLHHFYQFLPCSSSSSLPGPPRFFLIENMMELTHDHLPIHLTNLAQRYGNIYRLKCGSTTMVVLNSSEVIREALVKKWSDFAGRPVSYTGDIVSGGGYSISLGDYNEEWRAHRRLVHSALQRCSQKSLHDVIERQALNLRKVLMDYQSSAVDLSEDFTVAASNVITTLAFGKEYNKSSLELQQLHSCLNEIVALWGSSWISALDSFPLLRKLPNPVFSRLLKEVARRDEIIKQHLNNYKSQGKENEDHITGSLLQGLGEQHNTEHGVFLTDSHVHMATVDLLIGGTETTAAWLSWTVAFLLHRPEVQTRVYEELCTVLQGQYPKYSDRHRLPVLCSLINEVLRLRPVAPLAVPHRAIRDSSIAGYFIPKDTVIIPNLFGAHHDPAVWSEPYSFKPERFLEGGGGSTRALMPFGGGARLCLGESVAKMELFLFTGYLLRDFQFIPPESEASLPDLRGVASVVLKIKSYKVIARPRPVSSP